The Acidobacteriota bacterium genome has a window encoding:
- a CDS encoding HAD-IIB family hydrolase, protein MSSRKPLIYTDLDGTLLDHKTYSFAESLPALAAAQDRGIPVIFCSSKTRSEIEHLRRQTQVKAPFIIENGGAVIIPAGYFPFFTAEQTQTGHPTLAFGTPYQTLVSKMQELQSAFPGRIVSFYEMTEEEVARDCSLTLEEARRAKQREFDEPFRLVNSDADMVIRITDTIRQLGLFCSQGGRFYHLHGHNDKGAAVRILTHLFQQAYGDVFTVALGDSLNDLPMLASVDYPILVKKPSGKHDATLIKLLPNVHLADGIGPKGWREAVTDLLDILAADC, encoded by the coding sequence ATGAGCAGTCGGAAACCCCTTATTTACACGGACCTTGACGGCACACTGCTTGACCACAAGACCTACTCATTTGCCGAATCCCTGCCCGCGCTCGCCGCAGCGCAGGATCGTGGAATTCCGGTGATCTTCTGTTCGAGCAAAACGCGGTCGGAGATTGAACATCTGCGACGACAGACGCAGGTGAAGGCTCCTTTCATCATCGAAAATGGCGGCGCGGTAATCATCCCGGCGGGTTATTTTCCCTTTTTCACAGCAGAGCAAACCCAAACCGGACATCCGACGCTTGCGTTTGGAACACCTTACCAAACCCTGGTGAGTAAAATGCAGGAATTGCAATCCGCCTTTCCAGGCCGGATCGTGAGTTTCTATGAAATGACTGAAGAAGAAGTAGCGCGTGATTGCAGCCTCACACTTGAGGAAGCCCGTCGCGCCAAACAACGTGAATTTGACGAACCGTTTCGGCTGGTCAACTCCGACGCCGATATGGTCATTCGCATCACAGACACCATACGGCAACTTGGGTTGTTCTGCTCACAGGGAGGGCGGTTTTACCACCTGCATGGCCACAACGACAAAGGAGCGGCCGTGCGCATCCTGACGCACCTGTTTCAACAGGCATACGGCGATGTGTTTACAGTTGCGTTGGGAGACAGCCTGAATGATTTGCCGATGCTGGCTTCGGTTGATTATCCAATCCTGGTGAAAAAACCTAGCGGGAAGCATGACGCCACACTGATCAAACTGCTGCCAAACGTGCATTTGGCTGATGGTATTGGGCCAAAAGGTTGGCGAGAAGCAGTCACCGATCTGCTCGACATTCTGGCGGCGGATTGTTGA
- a CDS encoding glycosyl transferase has protein sequence MGDFYQTGLVATFHRFGTSNLERLETELAVYARQRPITLVLPALYSETEGPALPRIVEELKGVNYLNQIIVTLGQTNAEQFRHAKKFFSRLPQRPVLIWNTGPRVSALYQQLESGSMRVGEDGKGRSCWMAFGYTLACGRSQIIALHDCDITTYSREMLARLIYPVVNPNTDYEFSKGYYARVTDRMYGRATRLLITPLIRSLQEIVGHNEFLRYLDSFRYPLSGEFCMQADLARANRIPSDWGLEVGVLAEVRRNTSIKRVCQVDIADAYEHKHQSLSPNDQGKGLLKMCIDVSKALFRTLAAQGIELTQGRLKTLQAAYVRMAEDSINRYQGDAWINGLVFDRHAEETAVDAFSRGLRIAAEQFFEDPLGVPLIPNWNRVISAFPTFFEELRAAVQTDNAEAIEV, from the coding sequence ATGGGAGATTTCTATCAAACCGGCCTGGTCGCCACATTTCACAGGTTTGGCACCTCGAATCTGGAAAGGTTGGAAACCGAGCTGGCGGTGTATGCGCGACAGCGGCCAATTACACTTGTCCTCCCCGCACTTTATTCGGAAACTGAAGGCCCGGCATTGCCGCGCATCGTCGAAGAGCTAAAGGGAGTGAATTATCTCAACCAAATTATCGTCACACTGGGGCAAACCAATGCCGAGCAGTTTCGGCACGCCAAAAAGTTTTTCTCGCGGTTGCCGCAACGACCGGTGCTGATCTGGAACACAGGGCCGCGCGTCAGCGCGCTTTATCAGCAGTTGGAATCCGGCAGCATGCGTGTTGGCGAAGACGGCAAAGGGCGATCCTGCTGGATGGCTTTCGGGTATACGCTGGCATGTGGACGCAGCCAGATCATCGCCTTGCACGATTGCGACATCACAACCTATTCGCGCGAAATGCTGGCGCGATTGATTTACCCGGTTGTCAATCCAAACACCGATTATGAGTTCAGCAAAGGGTATTACGCGCGCGTCACCGACCGCATGTACGGGCGCGCCACGCGATTGTTGATCACGCCGCTCATCCGGTCTTTGCAGGAAATTGTTGGCCACAACGAATTTCTGCGGTATCTGGATAGTTTTCGGTATCCGTTATCCGGCGAATTTTGCATGCAGGCGGATTTGGCGCGCGCCAACCGCATTCCCAGCGATTGGGGACTGGAAGTCGGTGTTCTGGCGGAAGTCCGCCGCAACACTTCGATCAAACGCGTTTGCCAGGTGGACATTGCCGACGCGTATGAACACAAACATCAAAGCTTGTCGCCAAATGACCAGGGCAAGGGTTTGCTCAAAATGTGCATTGATGTAAGCAAAGCGCTTTTCCGTACCTTGGCGGCGCAAGGCATTGAATTAACACAGGGGCGATTGAAAACGCTTCAAGCCGCGTATGTGCGAATGGCTGAAGATTCCATTAACCGGTATCAGGGCGATGCCTGGATCAATGGACTGGTGTTTGATCGTCACGCCGAGGAAACGGCTGTGGACGCATTCTCGCGAGGGCTTCGAATTGCCGCAGAACAATTCTTCGAAGACCCGCTGGGCGTTCCCCTGATTCCCAACTGGAACCGCGTCATTTCCGCCTTCCCCACTTTTTTTGAAGAGCTTCGGGCTGCCGTTCAAACTGACAATGCGGAGGCAATCGAGGTTTGA
- a CDS encoding L,D-transpeptidase yields MKSIVLFLTVILFAAFLGMCDSFNKREDKVVKQEPRLEILPLQQERGQWKILASDTPTISVVAPGATLARILDQPEGSEEQIELKMITTPKHTATGTFSTELNLPSDFAGLVWAETFYSDGTTKETTPVAVAVETASETTAQPFNVIGGSVGTDESARSDKFTGGKIERTLLKPGDRNIRITVNVPAFQLTLWQNGKEVRAYNIGIGRKGFPIPIGERETRSIIFNPQWIPPDSEWVRRTTGPEPYERVGPEDSRNPIGKIKIPLGGGYLIDEAATPSDIGHLVSHGCVRMLGDDLFDLTEKIIAAFELPVSPQQLSHVKQSSDRLAVTFESPLLVDINYDSQVVEGGILHLFPDVYDRGAFSVESLRAELLSSGIEAAKLEEPILRQLIERVSPGKQLVIRVRDIEAGRLGIGQIQPVVKSLGQEQLMARRIGQ; encoded by the coding sequence ATGAAAAGTATCGTTCTATTTTTGACCGTCATCTTGTTCGCAGCCTTTCTTGGCATGTGCGATTCTTTCAACAAGCGTGAAGACAAGGTTGTCAAACAGGAACCGAGACTTGAAATCCTGCCGCTACAGCAGGAGCGCGGTCAATGGAAGATCTTGGCTTCGGATACTCCTACCATTTCAGTTGTAGCACCGGGAGCGACGCTGGCGCGAATTCTGGATCAGCCTGAAGGTTCTGAGGAACAGATCGAATTGAAAATGATCACCACTCCAAAGCATACGGCAACGGGAACGTTCTCCACCGAACTAAATTTGCCATCGGATTTTGCCGGCCTGGTTTGGGCGGAAACTTTTTACTCCGATGGAACGACGAAAGAAACCACACCTGTTGCTGTCGCAGTGGAAACCGCTTCTGAAACCACTGCACAGCCATTCAATGTCATTGGCGGTTCAGTAGGCACGGACGAATCGGCGCGCTCGGACAAATTCACCGGCGGAAAAATCGAACGGACGTTGCTCAAACCCGGAGACCGCAATATCCGCATCACGGTCAACGTGCCCGCTTTTCAACTCACGCTTTGGCAAAACGGAAAAGAGGTCAGGGCATATAACATCGGCATCGGCCGCAAGGGCTTTCCCATTCCCATTGGCGAACGTGAAACCCGTTCGATTATTTTCAATCCACAATGGATTCCGCCCGACAGCGAATGGGTGCGGCGAACAACGGGGCCTGAACCCTACGAGCGGGTTGGCCCGGAGGATTCGCGCAACCCGATCGGGAAAATCAAAATTCCGCTTGGTGGGGGATATCTGATTGACGAAGCGGCCACCCCCTCCGACATCGGCCATCTGGTTTCACACGGTTGCGTGCGCATGCTGGGTGACGATCTGTTTGATTTGACGGAAAAGATCATCGCGGCGTTTGAACTGCCGGTTTCACCACAGCAACTTTCGCACGTTAAACAAAGCTCCGATCGGTTGGCGGTGACGTTTGAGTCTCCATTGCTGGTGGACATCAATTACGACTCACAAGTGGTGGAAGGCGGCATCCTGCACCTTTTCCCGGATGTTTATGATCGTGGGGCATTTTCCGTCGAAAGCTTGCGCGCGGAATTGCTGAGCAGCGGAATTGAGGCGGCAAAGCTGGAAGAACCGATTCTGAGACAATTGATCGAGCGCGTCAGTCCGGGTAAACAGTTGGTCATTCGAGTGCGGGACATCGAGGCAGGTCGCTTGGGGATCGGACAGATTCAGCCCGTCGTGAAAAGCCTGGGACAGGAACAACTGATGGCGCGCAGAATCGGCCAATAA
- a CDS encoding cation:proton antiporter: MDPFVLVGVAVMLLVAKLGGELFERFKQPAVLGELMGGIVVGNLALFGVTIADPLKTNEVIGALAEIGVIILLFEVGLESNLSAMMEVGWSSLLVAVAGVVAPFLLGWGVAAYFLPNEAQLGHVFIGATLCATSVGITARVLKDMGKLQTRESRIILGAAVIDDILGLLILAVVAGAIKATVTGTSLSLFGVAIITAKALAFLVGAMVIGHYLVPHLFHRAGYLESRGVLLALAISFCFLLAWAASVVGLAPIVGAFAAGLVLDEAHFESFRDRGEHQLDELLRPVSALLVPIFFVLMGIKVELRAFARPELLGFAAVLTLAAIIGKQICSLAVLERGLNRLAVGLGMIPRGEVGLIFAGIGATLMLPNAQGVNEPVIGGATFGVVVIMVIVTTLVTPPALKWTLQRSQPKPSPVMDVSLNEAEDDSTKRTSQ; the protein is encoded by the coding sequence TTGGATCCTTTTGTGTTGGTTGGGGTCGCTGTCATGTTGCTTGTGGCCAAACTCGGCGGCGAGTTGTTTGAACGATTCAAACAACCGGCGGTGTTAGGCGAATTGATGGGAGGAATCGTCGTTGGCAATCTGGCGCTGTTCGGCGTGACAATTGCTGATCCCCTGAAAACAAACGAGGTCATCGGTGCGCTGGCGGAAATCGGCGTGATCATTTTGCTGTTTGAGGTCGGATTGGAATCGAATCTCAGCGCAATGATGGAGGTCGGCTGGTCGTCTTTGTTGGTCGCCGTTGCGGGCGTGGTTGCTCCTTTTTTATTAGGTTGGGGAGTTGCTGCATACTTTTTGCCAAATGAAGCCCAGCTTGGGCACGTCTTCATCGGCGCGACTCTCTGTGCAACGAGCGTCGGCATTACGGCGCGTGTCTTGAAAGACATGGGAAAACTGCAAACGCGCGAATCCCGCATTATCCTCGGCGCAGCCGTCATTGACGATATTTTGGGTTTGTTGATTTTGGCGGTAGTGGCGGGCGCCATTAAGGCTACTGTGACTGGAACCTCACTTTCTTTGTTCGGAGTCGCAATCATCACCGCCAAGGCGTTGGCCTTTTTGGTTGGCGCAATGGTCATCGGCCATTACCTGGTGCCACACCTTTTTCACCGCGCAGGGTATTTGGAAAGCCGGGGCGTTTTACTGGCCTTGGCGATTTCGTTTTGTTTTCTGCTTGCTTGGGCGGCTTCGGTCGTCGGATTGGCGCCAATTGTTGGCGCATTTGCCGCCGGATTGGTGCTCGACGAAGCGCACTTTGAATCCTTCCGGGATCGCGGAGAGCATCAGTTGGATGAACTGTTACGCCCGGTCAGCGCATTACTGGTTCCCATCTTTTTCGTGTTGATGGGAATCAAAGTCGAACTTCGAGCGTTTGCCAGACCGGAGCTGTTGGGCTTTGCCGCCGTGCTGACCCTGGCGGCGATCATCGGCAAACAAATCTGCTCGCTGGCTGTGCTGGAACGCGGTCTTAATCGCCTGGCTGTCGGATTGGGCATGATTCCGCGAGGCGAAGTAGGTCTGATTTTCGCCGGCATTGGAGCCACGCTGATGTTGCCGAATGCGCAGGGCGTCAACGAACCGGTTATCGGCGGGGCGACCTTTGGCGTGGTCGTCATTATGGTGATTGTCACAACGCTCGTCACTCCTCCCGCGTTGAAGTGGACGCTGCAACGTTCGCAACCAAAACCGTCGCCGGTTATGGATGTGTCCTTAAACGAAGCGGAAGATGACAGCACCAAACGCACATCTCAATGA
- a CDS encoding sigma-54-dependent Fis family transcriptional regulator, translated as MNSRILVAEDTKDMRELLLEVLEDAGYEVVAASDGDEAMRHIERADEMIDLIITDVRMPGVKGDKLLVTVRELRAETPVIVITAFGSVEQAVEMVKAGAFQYLTKPFETVDLFRTIEKALEYSAPQREQARLRRKSPKAPAKIIGASRPMLKLFETLAVAARTVSTVLITGESGTGKELVARAIHEMSERKGQFVPINCAAIPAELIESELFGHVGGAFTGAKAPRAGLFEAADQGTLFLDEIGEMPMAVQPKLLRALQEGTVRRVGENRERPVNVRLVAATNRDLEADVSAGRFREDLFWRLNVIQLRVPPLRDRSFDIPLLVEHFLAKTAQASGKPSLDVSPEALAILTAYSWPGNVRELENAIERAVAFATGPVLTPDVLPKRVRSSGVAAELIERSAEQNLTLRELEREYILRTLSRTKGNKKRAAELLGLDRKTLYRKLEEYRGEGINVDQET; from the coding sequence ATGAACTCAAGGATATTGGTGGCTGAAGACACAAAAGACATGCGCGAGTTGTTGTTGGAAGTATTGGAAGATGCCGGATATGAAGTTGTCGCAGCATCGGATGGCGATGAAGCCATGCGCCATATCGAGCGCGCAGATGAAATGATTGATCTGATCATCACGGACGTACGGATGCCCGGTGTGAAAGGCGATAAATTACTGGTCACTGTGCGGGAATTGCGCGCGGAAACACCCGTCATTGTCATCACGGCATTTGGTTCGGTGGAACAGGCAGTTGAGATGGTCAAGGCAGGCGCTTTTCAATATCTGACAAAACCATTTGAAACGGTAGACCTATTCCGAACCATTGAAAAAGCGCTGGAATATAGCGCGCCGCAACGTGAGCAGGCGCGTTTGCGACGCAAATCACCGAAAGCGCCCGCGAAAATCATTGGCGCATCACGCCCTATGCTCAAGCTGTTTGAAACGCTCGCCGTGGCCGCTCGCACGGTCAGCACTGTGCTGATTACGGGCGAATCCGGAACAGGCAAGGAACTGGTTGCGCGCGCCATTCACGAAATGTCGGAGCGAAAGGGGCAGTTCGTCCCCATTAACTGTGCAGCGATTCCGGCTGAATTGATTGAATCGGAATTGTTCGGCCACGTCGGCGGCGCGTTCACCGGCGCAAAAGCTCCGCGCGCAGGCCTGTTTGAAGCGGCAGATCAGGGCACGCTTTTTCTGGATGAGATCGGCGAAATGCCGATGGCTGTGCAGCCCAAATTGTTGCGCGCATTGCAGGAGGGCACGGTGCGGCGCGTTGGAGAAAACCGCGAACGTCCGGTCAACGTGCGGCTGGTCGCCGCAACCAACCGCGATCTGGAAGCCGATGTGAGCGCCGGGCGATTCCGCGAAGACCTGTTTTGGCGACTGAACGTCATACAGCTTCGCGTGCCGCCGTTGCGTGACCGCTCCTTCGACATCCCTCTGCTGGTTGAACATTTTCTGGCCAAAACCGCGCAGGCATCGGGCAAACCTTCGCTCGATGTTTCCCCCGAAGCTCTGGCGATCCTGACGGCGTATTCCTGGCCCGGCAATGTACGCGAATTGGAAAACGCCATCGAGCGCGCAGTTGCTTTTGCCACAGGGCCCGTACTGACGCCTGATGTTCTTCCCAAACGCGTGCGATCAAGCGGGGTCGCGGCGGAATTGATCGAACGATCCGCCGAACAAAACCTGACCTTACGCGAATTGGAGCGCGAATATATTTTGAGAACGTTGAGTCGCACCAAGGGAAACAAGAAACGCGCGGCGGAACTACTCGGATTGGATCGTAAGACGCTTTACCGCAAACTTGAAGAATATCGCGGCGAAGGCATCAATGTGGATCAAGAAACTTAA
- a CDS encoding HAMP domain-containing histidine kinase: MNTSAKLIVLLTLVVGVVMTLTGYFILRQREAILVTAMHNEVRAHAVTLQITLEDAYRAGRITDAQRLINRLSENPKIDSVILFDETGRAVMLSDPLVADEIRQPPEVNHVIATGETAEVVRRLRGQEVFSIIMPVRVSVERRGAFEITQPMSFIKADIRRARRDIALLTMALFAVIVMVVLAVMRRSLLAPVRELVRGAAALGHGDLGYRVSIPSNSREFAQLAHEFNRMADSLAEQRRTSAHEAEERLELERELRQSERLASVGRLAAGVAHEMGAPLNVIKARAGMILSAPDMPLEKRERNLKIIGAQADSITYTVHQLLTLARPFHLCRELLPLKQLLESSLEVVETEMTKVGVRVETDQVGHLKIEGDRNLLCQVFVNLFVNAAHATPSGGRLQIETEDYGAIKNGQSFVVIRVMDTGTGIKPEHLPHIFDPFFTTKDVGQGTGLGLAVTRRIIEEHGGWIEAANRRSGGAVFTIYLPKTEPPVTATMRPVKQYGEAHELKDIGG; encoded by the coding sequence ATGAATACAAGCGCGAAATTGATCGTTTTACTGACGTTAGTGGTGGGCGTTGTCATGACGCTGACCGGTTATTTCATTCTGCGTCAGCGTGAAGCGATTTTGGTGACGGCGATGCATAACGAAGTGCGCGCTCATGCCGTCACCTTGCAGATTACGCTGGAAGACGCCTATCGCGCCGGGCGAATTACCGATGCGCAACGATTAATCAACCGGCTCAGCGAAAATCCGAAAATTGACAGCGTCATCCTGTTTGACGAAACCGGGCGTGCGGTGATGCTCTCAGACCCGTTGGTCGCCGATGAAATCCGCCAGCCGCCGGAAGTGAACCACGTCATTGCGACGGGCGAAACTGCCGAGGTTGTGCGGCGGCTGCGCGGCCAGGAAGTGTTTTCCATCATCATGCCCGTGCGTGTGAGCGTGGAACGACGCGGCGCATTCGAGATTACACAGCCGATGTCTTTCATCAAGGCCGACATTCGCCGCGCCCGCCGCGACATCGCGCTTCTGACAATGGCGCTTTTTGCAGTGATCGTGATGGTCGTGTTGGCTGTGATGCGACGCAGCCTGCTTGCGCCGGTTCGCGAATTGGTGAGAGGCGCGGCGGCACTGGGTCATGGCGATTTGGGATACCGCGTGAGCATTCCTTCCAACAGCAGAGAGTTCGCGCAATTGGCGCACGAATTCAACCGCATGGCGGACAGCCTGGCCGAACAAAGACGCACATCCGCACACGAAGCCGAAGAACGTCTGGAACTGGAACGCGAACTGCGGCAGAGCGAGCGGCTTGCTTCGGTCGGGCGATTGGCCGCAGGCGTCGCTCATGAAATGGGCGCTCCGCTCAACGTCATCAAAGCCCGCGCGGGCATGATTCTATCCGCTCCGGACATGCCGCTGGAAAAACGCGAACGGAATTTGAAAATCATCGGCGCACAAGCCGACAGCATCACCTACACCGTGCATCAATTGCTTACGCTGGCGCGACCGTTTCACCTTTGCCGCGAATTGCTGCCCTTAAAACAATTGCTGGAAAGTTCCCTGGAAGTCGTCGAAACCGAGATGACGAAAGTAGGCGTGAGGGTTGAAACCGATCAAGTAGGTCATTTGAAAATTGAAGGCGATCGAAATCTGCTCTGTCAGGTATTTGTGAACCTGTTCGTCAATGCCGCGCATGCCACGCCGTCGGGCGGACGACTGCAAATCGAAACTGAGGATTACGGGGCAATCAAAAACGGACAAAGTTTCGTCGTCATTCGGGTAATGGACACAGGAACAGGAATCAAGCCGGAACACCTGCCGCATATCTTCGATCCGTTCTTTACGACGAAAGATGTCGGGCAAGGCACAGGATTGGGGCTGGCGGTCACGCGACGTATCATTGAAGAGCATGGAGGATGGATCGAAGCCGCCAATCGGCGCAGCGGTGGCGCTGTATTCACCATTTACCTGCCAAAGACGGAACCGCCGGTTACTGCGACGATGCGACCAGTCAAACAATATGGGGAGGCTCATGAACTCAAGGATATTGGTGGCTGA
- a CDS encoding chloride channel protein, protein MKISEDRRNLRWHRFQIRARRAFNQIPLREPQKIYFLTLLIGAVCGLAAVLFHLLLDYFQEHIIYAAATMTHWWRTPLLILIPMVGGLIAGAGLYYFAPEARGSGIPQVKAAFYLESGRIPARVIPGKMLLAAFNIGSGASLGREGPTVQICAAIASLLGRVFAISRRNRQSLVPVGAAAGLAAAFNTPIAAVTFTLEEILGNTASKPLGSIVIAAVIAAVIERSILGDKAIFSVPAYTLNSAFELLFYALLGLLAGLAAVAFNVSLLRLRAYFRKQKKVPQWATPGVGGLILGAIGLTALLLTGSSSVFGVGYELLSVELQGGLPLKLLLVLAVFKLVATVVSYSSGSSGGIFGPSLYVGGMIGGAVGLLTQFALGNPLIHPGAFALVGMGAFFAGVVRAPVTSIIIIFEMTHNYSIILPLMIANIISYALATELNPTPIYDALLLQDGIHLPHSETQVLKRLTVGAVMTRNVATLNNNLTVAQAFEYVQTLPQLHRAYPMLDANGRLAGLVTYNDLKRALAAGQSEHRLGELSSKKLVQAHPDDTLQMVVFKLGRRGYMRMPVVSRHDPTTLLGIITMHDIAAALAEEDGDADLLRTTEELRTVQKDGT, encoded by the coding sequence ATGAAGATCAGTGAGGATCGCCGAAACCTGCGATGGCATCGTTTTCAAATCCGTGCGCGTCGGGCTTTCAACCAGATTCCACTGCGGGAACCGCAAAAGATTTACTTTCTGACATTGCTCATTGGCGCCGTATGCGGGTTGGCGGCGGTCCTGTTTCATTTGCTGCTGGATTATTTTCAAGAACACATCATTTATGCCGCTGCGACCATGACGCATTGGTGGCGGACGCCGCTGCTGATACTGATTCCAATGGTTGGCGGATTGATTGCGGGCGCGGGGCTTTATTACTTCGCGCCGGAAGCCAGAGGCAGCGGAATCCCGCAAGTGAAAGCGGCATTTTATCTGGAAAGCGGGCGAATCCCGGCGCGGGTAATTCCCGGAAAAATGCTGCTGGCGGCTTTCAATATCGGCAGCGGAGCGAGTCTGGGGCGCGAAGGGCCGACGGTTCAAATTTGCGCCGCCATTGCCTCGTTGTTGGGAAGGGTTTTTGCCATTTCCAGGCGCAATCGGCAAAGCCTGGTTCCGGTGGGTGCTGCGGCGGGATTGGCCGCCGCGTTCAATACGCCGATTGCGGCGGTGACATTTACGTTGGAAGAAATTCTTGGCAATACCGCCAGCAAACCGCTCGGTTCGATTGTGATTGCCGCGGTCATTGCGGCGGTCATCGAACGCTCCATCTTGGGTGACAAGGCGATCTTCAGTGTTCCGGCTTACACGCTCAATAGCGCATTTGAATTGCTCTTTTATGCTTTGCTGGGATTGTTGGCGGGGTTGGCGGCGGTCGCTTTTAACGTCAGTTTGCTTCGGTTGCGAGCATATTTTCGAAAGCAAAAGAAAGTGCCGCAATGGGCTACGCCGGGCGTTGGCGGGTTGATTCTGGGAGCCATCGGATTGACGGCATTGTTGTTGACGGGTTCATCCAGCGTTTTCGGCGTCGGGTATGAATTGCTTTCAGTCGAATTGCAAGGCGGTTTGCCGCTGAAATTGCTGCTGGTGCTGGCAGTTTTCAAATTGGTGGCGACGGTGGTGTCTTACAGTTCAGGTTCATCGGGCGGCATCTTTGGGCCTTCGCTATATGTCGGAGGAATGATTGGCGGCGCCGTGGGGTTGCTGACGCAATTTGCCTTGGGAAATCCGTTGATTCATCCCGGTGCGTTCGCGCTGGTCGGAATGGGAGCGTTTTTCGCCGGGGTGGTGCGTGCTCCGGTCACTTCGATCATTATCATCTTTGAAATGACACATAACTACTCGATCATCTTGCCGCTGATGATCGCCAACATCATCAGCTATGCACTGGCGACCGAATTGAATCCGACGCCGATTTATGACGCGCTGTTATTGCAGGACGGAATCCATCTGCCGCATTCAGAAACACAAGTACTCAAACGGCTCACCGTCGGCGCGGTGATGACCAGGAACGTCGCGACCCTGAACAACAACCTGACCGTCGCGCAAGCATTTGAGTATGTGCAAACCCTTCCGCAACTTCATCGCGCGTATCCGATGCTTGATGCAAATGGGCGGCTGGCCGGACTTGTCACATACAACGATTTGAAGCGCGCCCTGGCAGCAGGGCAATCCGAACACAGGCTCGGTGAATTGAGCAGTAAAAAACTGGTTCAGGCACATCCCGACGATACGCTGCAAATGGTCGTGTTCAAACTTGGGCGAAGAGGGTACATGCGTATGCCCGTTGTCAGCCGTCACGATCCGACGACGCTGCTGGGAATCATCACCATGCACGACATCGCCGCGGCCTTGGCGGAAGAAGACGGCGATGCCGACCTGCTTCGTACAACGGAAGAATTGCGCACAGTGCAAAAGGACGGGACATGA
- a CDS encoding class I SAM-dependent methyltransferase: MSEATRRKPEIERVTRTHQEAKSSYDRMSGWYDLLTDRSERKSRDLGLKLLQAREGEKALVIGCGTGHGVLTLMRDVGNTGKVFGIDLSEGMLAVTRERLLDAGLAGRMELECADATALPFATEVFDAAFMSFTLELFDTPEIPVVLRECRRVLKVGGRICVVGMSRQGKDSLMIRLYEWAHRKMPGYVDCRPIYVQEVIEQAGFRVVKAIKNSIWGLPVEIVQAENPTLQYRI, from the coding sequence ATGAGCGAAGCAACTCGTCGAAAACCGGAAATTGAACGAGTCACCAGGACCCATCAGGAAGCAAAGTCTTCTTACGACCGGATGAGCGGTTGGTACGATTTGCTGACCGACCGCAGCGAAAGGAAGTCGCGTGATCTTGGTCTGAAGCTATTGCAGGCGCGCGAAGGAGAAAAAGCGCTGGTGATTGGTTGCGGCACCGGACACGGTGTTTTGACCTTGATGCGCGACGTTGGCAATACGGGCAAGGTTTTTGGCATTGATCTTTCGGAAGGAATGCTGGCCGTGACACGCGAGCGGTTGTTGGACGCCGGTCTGGCCGGCCGAATGGAACTGGAATGCGCCGATGCAACGGCGCTTCCGTTTGCAACAGAGGTCTTTGATGCGGCTTTCATGAGCTTCACGCTTGAATTGTTTGATACGCCGGAAATTCCTGTTGTTTTGCGCGAATGCCGCCGGGTGCTGAAAGTCGGCGGGCGAATTTGTGTTGTCGGAATGTCCCGGCAGGGAAAAGACAGTTTGATGATCAGGCTGTATGAGTGGGCGCACCGAAAGATGCCCGGTTATGTGGATTGCCGCCCGATTTATGTTCAAGAGGTGATTGAACAGGCAGGCTTTCGGGTTGTGAAGGCTATCAAAAATTCCATTTGGGGGCTGCCGGTGGAAATTGTTCAGGCGGAAAATCCCACTTTGCAGTATCGGATATAG
- a CDS encoding CHRD domain-containing protein produces MVRISFKSQINDIMKNPGNYYVNVHTAEFPNGAIRGQLGK; encoded by the coding sequence ATGGTCCGCATTTCTTTCAAATCGCAGATTAACGACATCATGAAAAATCCGGGCAATTACTATGTCAACGTACATACCGCCGAATTTCCCAATGGCGCAATACGCGGTCAACTCGGAAAATAA